The Synchiropus splendidus isolate RoL2022-P1 chromosome 8, RoL_Sspl_1.0, whole genome shotgun sequence genome has a window encoding:
- the nkapd1 gene encoding NKAP domain containing 1, whose amino-acid sequence MAKNPLGKTLLRNVIRHTDAHNKIQEETDMWKMRGYEVQMLQNKHFPATESTRGRMHCDRDQSEFVSRSRERTEHDDRDARYWTRKLYDFEDKDPDRWGHSGFKELYPEDFESESEHSGTTKKSRSKKSKSAKETSNSKKSSRKKKKKKKKHDEGRRKKTACSSSDSSSDDSSDAKDKKKRTKNQHKRKKSTRRKEDSSSGDSDDDKERDRWKHSRKRRKQDSNKDSSPDFRKKRRKNSKAAGEDGSDACRD is encoded by the exons ATGGCGAAGAATCCACTTGGAAAGACCTTGCTGAGGAACGTTATTCGACACACCGATGCCCACAATAAG ATCCAGGAGGAGACAGACATGTGGAAGATGCGCGGTTATGAGGTCCAAATGttgcaaaacaaacactttccAGCAACAGAAAGTACAAG GGGCAGGATGCACTGCGATCGGGACCAGAGCGAGTTTGTGAGTCGATCAAGGGAGCGCACAGAACACGATGACAGAGACGCCAGATACTGGACCCGGAAGCTTTACGACTTTGAGGACAAGGATCCTGACCG ATGGGGACACAGCGGCTTCAAGGAGCTTTACCCGGAGgactttgagagtgagag TGAACACAGCGGTACCACAAAGAAGAGCAGATCAAAAAAGTCCAAGTCTGCCAAAGAAACTTCGAATTCTAAAAAATCATCTcgcaagaaaaagaagaaaaaaaagaagcacgaTGAGGGAAGGCGGAAAAAGACGGCGTGTTCGagcagtgacagcagcagtgatgacagCAGCGACgccaaagacaaaaagaaaaggacTAAAAATCaacataaaaggaaaaaaagtacGAGGAGAAAGGAGGACAGCAGCTCGGGGGACAGTGACGATGACAAAGAACGGGACAGATGGAAACACAGTCGTAAAAGACGAAAGCAGGACTCGAACAAAGACTCGTCTCCTGACTTCAGAAAGAAGAGACGGAAAAACTCGAAGGCAGCAGGTGAAGACGGCTCGGATGCATGTCGAGACTGA